The following DNA comes from Theileria parva strain Muguga chromosome 3 map unlocalized ctg_531, whole genome shotgun sequence.
catttgattttaatgcTATTATCATGTCAGATtctgaatattttaatattaacacataTAAATATTCCAATATCGTGTGCACACAGggtaatttataatttaccaaTATATagagataaaaaatattactaaaattaataatagtacactaataaactttttaaagttaatatgaatataacatattttagcTTATTGGTATAATTTAgtgataatattatttagatAATAATACCCTACTTTTGAAACAATTTATAGATTTTCATACACACACCAgatttaattatacttgATAGATAGATTAGATATCTTTTATCATTTGTTTCTAAatgatatttaataaaattgtacaAAGGATATTAATTATGAGATGCATGTGTTCCAAATATGGATTACGCTAATAATCACAGTAATTGTATATGTAGAAAGTGCTGATAAATCAAGTGATGATTTAGGTAATAAAGATGATGCTATAGGAGATGATTTagatgaagatgataaCTTCGATGTGACAGAACAAACTGAAACGTCTAAGGATTATCATAAACAGGATGATATTCCACAACCTTCTACTGAAGTAACTGTTGAGGATGATGATTTTCAATCAGATCAACTAGAAATTGAAGAGTTTGATGGTCTTCAGCTACTTGAACTTTATGAAGAAATATTGGAACAAATACCTGAAATCATTCCTGATCCTACAGAATACCAAGATCtagataaatatatattctCTCCTACTACAGATCAACCTGAAGAGCCACAACAACCTATACCCGAGCAACCAACTGAAACAACTGAACCGTATTCACCAATTTACCTTGATGAAACTCAAGAACAAGCTATTACACAACCACAACCAAGTCATCAGTATTATCAACCTACTCAACCAACACCTCAGGTACCTCAACAACCAGATCAGTATTATGTACCGCCATCAATACCGCCACTAAGTCAAACCCAACCAAGttatcagtattatcaaCCTACTACTACTCAACCACCGACTCAAACAGaaaattactatataccacAATTACCAGATCCCACTCAACAACCAATAGATTATTATACACCGCCAACTATTCAAGCACAAGTTACTCAAGCGAGTCAACCAAGTTATGAATATTATCAACCTCCTAGCTATAGTCCTTATGAAATTTCACCACTACAACAACAACCTTATCCAACTCCTCAATTACCACAACAACCACAACCTTATCCAATTCCTCAATTACCACAACAACCACAACCTTATCCAATTCCTCAATTACCACAACAACCACAATCTTATCCAATTCCTCAATTACCAATACAACCACAACCTCATTATCCGCAAGCTCATTATCTTGGATATCCACCTCAACAGCCTATAGTACAACCAATACAATTAATACCTCAACCTCCAACACATTATGTGCCTCCACCGCAGCAACAAATTAATCTACCGCCTACACAATATATGTTTCCACCTACAAGTCAACCAACACCTACACAACCAATATATATACCTCCAGCTCAGTACGAAATTCAGGAACCAGCACCGGTGGCTCCTATTCTACCTACTAAGAAACGAAAAAAAACTGAAAAGAAGACTCGGTTAAAGTGTAGgacaattatattaatgaaGAAAAATGAACGAGGTGAATTGGTTCCAATGACAGAAAAGGAATACaaaaaaatgtattatagtagatataaaacaaaatatgAACTCTATGCAAATCTTGAACAACTGTTTTGTGACAGTGAGTTAGCTTATGAACACAAAATTGGAAAACATTATCCCTCAATattaattgaaaataaacGACTTAGAGAATTTTACATCTATTTTGATGAtgaattaactatagttaaGCAAGTTAACGATAACTACTGGCAAACGACAGAGTGTACAATTCCatattgttttaaatttctcaCCAAAAATGAAAAAGGCCAAGAAGTTTTAATACCTAGAACCTTTTTGGATATTGATATCGGCTTTTATCAAGCTATCAAATACATATTTACGGAAGACATTAAATGccataaaattattgtcaAAGATCAATTACTTTGGGAAAAAGTGGAAGACGATATGGGTTTTCCTGAGTCAATTGTATTCACCAAAACAGGAAAAATTCTAATATTTTTCTATGATGatattgttttatatttaaaaaaagaTGGCTATTATGTACATTCATCCACCAGAAAAAGAAGACccagtaaaaaataataatataacatttgtaatatgtttaatatacataaatcacactatactaataattcaTACCTATATATTCCCAGTATTATGTTACAAGTGTGGTAAATGCCAACTTCAGTTACCGCTTCTACCCATAGGATAATTTACATTCAGAGAATATATTGCGTTTGACTATCTCAATTATAAATTCATttgatttttattcttaacacgttatattatgaattttttaataataaaagatatattaagtattcaaatttatatatacacgggataatttattattttccagTAAAGTAGCAAGAATcgataaataataataatacacTAATAAActctataaaattaatataaataaaatgtattttagtatattaatataatttaccgATCTTAATATTAGATTTGACACCCtacttttaatattttatagatctatatacacatataaGATTTGAGctaatttaatttgaaatatCCATTGGATAtcttttataatttgtttctaaatgatatttaataaaattgtacaAAGGATATTAATTATCAGATGCATGTGTTACAAATATGGATTATATTCATATTGACAGTAGCAGAATATGTTAAATGTGGTGATAATCCGAATAACACACATGGTACTATAGAAAATGATagtgatgaagaagatgataaCTTTGATGTAACTGAACCATCTAACGATGTTATTCCACAACCTTCTAGTGAAGTAagtgaagaagaagaaattCAATTACAATTATCAGAACCTGAAGAACAACCATATCCTTTAGGACCACCACAACCCACACATCAACCTTTTATTATAGAAGAAGAACAAGCAGAACCTCTCGATTTATCAACACAACCACAACCAATACAGCTACAACCAGTACAACCAATACAGCCacaacaaatttatccGCAACCAATACATCCTGCACATCCTCCTCAGCCAATACAGCCACCATTACCATTACAACCACAATTTCCTCAACAATTACAACCTGGTTTTCCAATTAGACCAATAGCACTTTATCCAAGGCCACCAATACAACCAATTCAACCACCACTACCATTACAACCTGGTCACCCTGCTCGACCAATACCACGATATCCACAAGTTTCTGGATATTCACCATATCATCCCTATGCAAGGCCGCCATCACCAGTACAACCAATACCTCCACCGTCAACTCATTATGTACCACCAACTCAGCCTCAGCCTCAGCCTCAAGTGCCACAACCACAGTATCAGTATTACGGACCGCCAACACATTATATACCTCCAACTCAGCCAGTACAACCAACACCTGCAGAACCAACACATTATATACCTCCAAGACAACCAGCACCTCAATTTCAACAACCagtacaatattatatacctccACCTCAGCCAATGTCTCGTCCTCCAACATATTATGTACCTCCACCAATGCAACCAGCACCGGCGGCTCCTAGTCAACCTACTGATACTCAAGAAAAGGTAACCACAAAAAGAATAGTTAAAAAGTGTaagataattaattttatgaagAAGGATTCTGGAGGTAAATTGATTCCAATGACAAGAAAAGACTACATAAGAATATATAAGGATTCAGCAAAagcaaaatttaaactatcTGCAAATCTTGAGAGGGTACTTTGTGACGGTGAGCTGGCTTATGAACATACACCTGGAAAGCCTTATCcttcattattaattgaaAATAGGCGATTGATGGAATTTATCGTTAGATGTGGcgataaattaattaaagtTAAGCATCATGATAATATATGGAAAAGATTTGAATATAATGTTCCACTTTATTTTGAGTTTTCACTAAAGATGGAGAAGGAAACGACGTTATAATACCTAAGGAATTTTTAGAAGTTGATTTCGGTTACTATCgatcttttaaatttttatttatagaAGGTACTAAATGTCATAAGATTAtggttgaa
Coding sequences within:
- a CDS encoding SVSP family protein, with translation MHVFQIWITLIITVIVYVESADKSSDDLGNKDDAIGDDLDEDDNFDVTEQTETSKDYHKQDDIPQPSTEVTVEDDDFQSDQLEIEEFDGLQLLELYEEILEQIPEIIPDPTEYQDLDKYIFSPTTDQPEEPQQPIPEQPTETTEPYSPIYLDETQEQAITQPQPSHQYYQPTQPTPQVPQQPDQYYVPPSIPPLSQTQPSYQYYQPTTTQPPTQTENYYIPQLPDPTQQPIDYYTPPTIQAQVTQASQPSYEYYQPPSYSPYEISPLQQQPYPTPQLPQQPQPYPIPQLPQQPQPYPIPQLPQQPQSYPIPQLPIQPQPHYPQAHYLGYPPQQPIVQPIQLIPQPPTHYVPPPQQQINLPPTQYMFPPTSQPTPTQPIYIPPAQYEIQEPAPVAPILPTKKRKKTEKKTRLKCRTIILMKKNERGELVPMTEKEYKKMYYSRYKTKYELYANLEQLFCDSELAYEHKIGKHYPSILIENKRLREFYIYFDDELTIVKQVNDNYWQTTECTIPYCFKFLTKNEKGQEVLIPRTFLDIDIGFYQAIKYIFTEDIKCHKIIVKDQLLWEKVEDDMGFPESIVFTKTGKILIFFYDDIVLYLKKDGYYVHSSTRKRRPSKK